One segment of Streptosporangium brasiliense DNA contains the following:
- a CDS encoding TetR family transcriptional regulator, producing the protein MSPLSAEEPDEAPLRRQPTQRRSARRVERMLDACADLLDEVGYDALSTTRIAERAGVAIGSVYQFFPDKRAITQAVTRRHVERFISRVGRRFLWEDYAGWWDAVDAIIDEYVEMHRTVPGFRSLHFGDVVDLNLLDGVSDNNTVIAGRLRGLLLKEYGLADSEELDLAILVAVEAGDAVLKLAFRRDPAGAPEIVAEAKRLVRGYLNRQFAGSSA; encoded by the coding sequence GTGTCCCCCCTGTCTGCGGAGGAGCCCGACGAGGCCCCACTACGGCGTCAGCCCACCCAGCGGCGGAGCGCGCGGCGCGTCGAGAGGATGCTCGACGCCTGTGCCGACCTGCTGGACGAGGTCGGCTACGACGCGCTGTCCACCACCCGCATCGCCGAGCGCGCCGGGGTCGCGATCGGCTCGGTCTACCAGTTCTTCCCCGACAAACGGGCCATCACCCAGGCGGTGACCCGGCGGCACGTGGAACGCTTCATCTCCCGCGTCGGCAGGCGCTTCCTGTGGGAGGACTACGCCGGCTGGTGGGACGCGGTCGACGCGATCATCGACGAATACGTGGAGATGCACAGGACCGTTCCGGGCTTCCGGTCCCTGCACTTCGGCGACGTGGTCGACCTCAACCTGCTCGACGGGGTCTCCGACAACAACACGGTGATCGCGGGCCGGCTGCGCGGGCTCCTCCTCAAGGAGTACGGCCTGGCCGACAGCGAGGAGCTCGACCTGGCCATCCTCGTGGCGGTCGAGGCCGGGGACGCGGTGCTCAAGCTGGCCTTCCGGCGTGACCCCGCCGGGGCCCCGGAGATCGTGGCCGAGGCCAAGCGCCTGGTCCGGGGCTACCTCAACCGTCAGTTCGCCGGCAGCTCGGCCTGA
- a CDS encoding SDR family oxidoreductase produces MRWVESGDVRLALFEEGDPAAPTVLLVHGYPDTHRVWDEVAALLRDRFHVARYDVRGAGRSGAPRDGADYTYDHLAADMAAVLDALDRPAVHLVGHDWGSIQGWDLIGRPGIKERIASFTSFGGPGLEQAAHFMRHGRRRDVAGQLLRSWYIGAFQAPVAPELAWRTVLPRVLTRVMRVSEGIAPRPGHPADTLGKDGANGLGLYRANMFTAGRAPRSEPVVETPIQLIEATRDAFVSPALLAALRPWAPRMWHRRITAGHWAQRSRPETIARMIAEFAEHVEGAPPSRELRRARVGDHTPYGDGPVGDHTSYGDGPVGDHAPYDDGLVVTGPYDDGPAGAAGPFEDRLVVVTGAGAGIGRATARAFASHGAEVICSDIDLAAARRTADDISRTWRTAHAYRVDVADAAEMERFARLVRDEHGVPDIVVNNAGIAVAGPFLAHSLEDWRRTLDVNLWGVIHGCRLFAAQMVERGEGGHIVNIASLAAFAPSRTLPAYSTSKAAVKMLSDCLRAELAGQGIGVTAICPGFVSTAIAGSTTYVGGRAPQARAVTAARAERALAMRGYRPERVAAHILRAVHRDRPVVAVNAEGKIGYALSRISPAVLRRLARLSGPGEIP; encoded by the coding sequence ATGCGGTGGGTCGAGTCCGGTGACGTGCGGCTGGCGCTGTTCGAGGAGGGAGACCCGGCCGCTCCCACGGTCCTGCTGGTGCATGGCTACCCCGACACGCACCGGGTCTGGGACGAGGTCGCCGCCCTGCTGCGGGACCGCTTCCACGTGGCCCGCTACGACGTCCGGGGCGCCGGGCGCTCCGGTGCCCCGCGCGACGGCGCGGACTACACCTACGACCACCTGGCCGCCGACATGGCGGCCGTCCTCGACGCGCTGGACAGGCCGGCCGTGCACCTTGTGGGGCACGACTGGGGCTCCATCCAGGGCTGGGACCTGATCGGCCGGCCGGGGATCAAGGAGAGGATCGCCTCCTTCACCTCCTTCGGCGGGCCCGGCCTGGAGCAGGCCGCCCACTTCATGCGGCACGGCCGGCGCCGGGACGTCGCCGGGCAGCTGCTGAGGTCCTGGTACATCGGGGCGTTCCAGGCCCCGGTGGCCCCCGAGCTGGCCTGGCGCACCGTGCTGCCGCGCGTCCTGACACGGGTCATGCGGGTCTCCGAGGGGATCGCCCCGCGCCCCGGCCATCCGGCGGACACCCTCGGCAAGGACGGTGCGAACGGCCTCGGCCTGTACCGGGCGAACATGTTCACCGCCGGCCGCGCGCCCCGCAGCGAGCCGGTCGTCGAGACGCCGATCCAGCTCATCGAGGCCACCAGGGACGCCTTCGTCTCGCCCGCGCTCCTGGCCGCCCTGCGCCCGTGGGCGCCGCGGATGTGGCACCGGCGGATCACCGCGGGCCACTGGGCGCAGCGCAGCCGTCCCGAGACGATCGCCAGGATGATCGCCGAGTTCGCCGAGCACGTCGAGGGCGCGCCGCCGTCCAGGGAACTGCGCCGGGCCCGGGTGGGGGACCACACGCCGTACGGCGACGGGCCGGTGGGCGACCACACCTCGTACGGCGACGGGCCGGTGGGCGACCACGCGCCGTACGACGACGGGCTGGTGGTCACCGGGCCGTACGACGACGGGCCGGCGGGAGCCGCCGGGCCGTTCGAGGACCGGCTGGTGGTGGTCACCGGGGCGGGCGCCGGGATCGGGCGGGCCACCGCGCGGGCCTTCGCCTCGCACGGGGCGGAGGTGATCTGCTCCGACATCGACCTCGCCGCCGCCCGGCGCACCGCCGACGACATCTCCAGGACCTGGCGTACGGCGCACGCCTACCGGGTGGACGTCGCGGACGCCGCGGAGATGGAGCGGTTCGCCCGGCTCGTCCGGGACGAGCATGGAGTGCCCGACATCGTGGTCAACAACGCCGGGATCGCGGTCGCCGGCCCGTTCCTCGCCCACTCGCTCGAGGACTGGCGGCGGACCCTCGACGTCAACCTGTGGGGCGTCATCCACGGCTGCCGGCTGTTCGCCGCCCAGATGGTCGAGCGCGGCGAGGGCGGCCACATCGTCAACATCGCCTCGCTCGCCGCCTTCGCCCCCAGCAGGACGCTGCCCGCCTACTCGACGTCGAAGGCGGCGGTGAAGATGCTCAGCGACTGCCTCCGGGCGGAGCTGGCCGGCCAGGGGATCGGGGTCACCGCGATCTGCCCCGGCTTCGTGTCCACCGCGATCGCCGGCAGCACGACCTACGTGGGCGGCCGAGCGCCGCAGGCCCGGGCGGTCACGGCCGCGAGGGCGGAGAGGGCGCTGGCCATGCGCGGATACCGGCCGGAGCGGGTGGCCGCGCACATCCTGCGGGCGGTCCACCGCGACCGGCCGGTCGTCGCCGTGAACGCCGAAGGGAAGATCGGCTACGCGCTCTCGCGGATCTCCCCGGCCGTCCTGCGCCGCCTGGCCAGGCTCTCCGGCCCGGGAGAAATCCCGTGA
- a CDS encoding CapA family protein yields the protein MDTYIPRRLAVATAVALSCLLLAACTAVGAAAPTPEPDVAEKPTASGEAAPTPEREPYTISFGGDVHFEGVLLSRLRANPRTALGPIAKVLSRSDLAMVNLETAITTGGTRAPGKQFTFRAPASALTALKAAGVDVASMANNHGMDYMDSGLSDSLAAIRRAKFPVVGVGADEAQAYRPWRTTVNGNRVAVIGATQVLDSEFVQAWTASGDKGGLASAKNEARLIQEVRKARKNSDTVIVHLHWGTELQKCPNEAQRSLAPKLVAAGADVIVGGHAHILLGSGYLKNSYVNYGMGNFVFYNWGPETGRTGVLTLTINGRKVLKDQWTPATIQGGVPVPLTGAGRQQAVAGWKALRGCTGLAAKPG from the coding sequence ATGGACACGTATATTCCGCGCCGCCTCGCTGTGGCCACCGCTGTCGCCCTCTCCTGCCTGCTCCTGGCGGCGTGCACGGCGGTCGGCGCCGCCGCGCCGACGCCGGAGCCGGACGTCGCGGAGAAGCCCACCGCCTCGGGTGAGGCCGCGCCCACGCCCGAGCGCGAGCCCTACACCATCTCCTTCGGGGGCGACGTGCACTTCGAGGGGGTGCTGCTGTCCCGGCTGCGGGCCAACCCGCGGACCGCGCTCGGCCCGATCGCCAAGGTGCTCAGCCGTTCCGACCTCGCGATGGTCAACCTGGAGACCGCGATCACCACGGGTGGCACCCGCGCCCCCGGCAAGCAGTTCACCTTCCGGGCCCCCGCCTCCGCGCTGACCGCGCTGAAGGCCGCCGGCGTCGACGTCGCCTCCATGGCCAACAACCACGGCATGGACTACATGGACAGCGGGCTGTCCGACTCGCTGGCGGCGATCAGGCGCGCGAAGTTCCCCGTCGTGGGCGTGGGCGCGGACGAGGCCCAGGCATACCGGCCGTGGCGGACGACCGTGAACGGCAACCGCGTCGCCGTCATCGGCGCGACCCAGGTGCTGGACTCCGAGTTCGTCCAGGCATGGACGGCCTCCGGCGACAAGGGCGGCCTGGCCTCGGCCAAGAACGAGGCGCGGCTGATCCAGGAGGTCCGCAAGGCGCGCAAGAACTCCGACACGGTGATCGTCCACCTGCACTGGGGCACTGAGCTGCAGAAGTGCCCGAACGAGGCCCAGCGCAGCCTGGCCCCCAAGCTGGTCGCGGCCGGGGCCGACGTCATCGTGGGCGGCCACGCGCACATCCTGCTCGGCAGCGGTTACCTGAAGAACAGCTACGTCAACTACGGCATGGGCAACTTCGTCTTCTACAACTGGGGCCCGGAGACCGGCCGGACCGGCGTGCTCACCCTGACGATCAACGGCCGCAAGGTGCTCAAGGACCAGTGGACCCCGGCCACCATCCAGGGCGGGGTGCCGGTCCCGCTCACCGGGGCGGGCCGGCAGCAGGCCGTCGCCGGCTGGAAGGCGCTGCGCGGCTGCACCGGCCTGGCCGCCAAGCCCGGCTAG
- a CDS encoding Fur family transcriptional regulator encodes MGDEDRLREAGLRVTAARLAIMQTVREGDHLDVDAVHRGVRDRVGHVSLQAVYDSLHALHRGGLLRRIEPAGSPARYETRVGDNHHHLVCRQCGKVTDVDCAVGHAPCLAPASDAGYMVDEADVIYWGVCPECRSEDAR; translated from the coding sequence ATGGGAGATGAGGACCGGCTCCGTGAGGCAGGCCTGCGGGTGACCGCGGCCCGCCTGGCGATCATGCAGACCGTGCGGGAGGGCGACCACCTGGATGTGGACGCCGTCCACCGTGGCGTGCGGGACCGGGTCGGCCATGTCTCCCTGCAGGCCGTCTACGACTCCCTGCACGCACTGCACCGCGGCGGCCTGCTCCGGCGGATCGAACCCGCCGGCAGTCCCGCCCGATACGAGACGCGGGTCGGTGACAACCATCACCACCTCGTCTGCCGGCAGTGCGGAAAGGTCACGGACGTCGACTGTGCCGTGGGACACGCTCCCTGCCTCGCCCCCGCGTCGGACGCCGGATACATGGTCGACGAGGCGGACGTCATCTACTGGGGCGTGTGTCCTGAATGCCGTTCCGAAGACGCTCGATGA
- a CDS encoding catalase, whose translation MSTRPITTTDAGIPAPSDEHSQSVGPNGPLLLQDHYLIQKMAHFNRERVPERVVHAKGGGAHGILQITEDVSQFTKAGLFQKGKETPLFLRFSSVAGELGSPDTQRDPRGFAIKFYTEEGNYDIVGNNTPIFFIRDPQKFSDFIHSQKRRADTNLRDHNMQWDFWTLSPETAHQVTFLMTDRGTPASWRHVHGFGSHTFLWYNAAGEKFWIKYHFKTDQGIKNFTDAEAGAVIAQDADYHIRDLHTAIKNGDHPSWTVNVQVMPFEDAADYRFNPFDLTKVWPHSDYPEITIGKFVLNRNPENYFAEVEQASFEPANLVPGIGPSPDKMLQGRLFSYPDAHRYRIGANYLQLPINRPLSPVHSYNKDGQMAFVNPADPVYAPNTVGGPAADPALYEGENYQVSGEIIRSAYTLHREDDDYVQPRALWENVLSETDRAHLVSNVVGHASAPEVTAEMKKRVVEYWTNIHKDLGQGVAQGLGISS comes from the coding sequence ATGAGCACCAGGCCCATCACCACGACCGATGCGGGAATCCCCGCTCCGAGTGACGAGCACTCGCAGTCGGTCGGCCCGAACGGGCCCCTGCTTCTGCAGGACCACTACCTGATCCAGAAGATGGCGCACTTCAACCGGGAGCGCGTGCCCGAGCGGGTGGTCCACGCCAAGGGCGGCGGCGCGCACGGCATCCTTCAGATCACCGAGGACGTCAGCCAGTTCACCAAGGCCGGCCTGTTCCAGAAGGGCAAGGAGACCCCCCTCTTCCTGCGCTTCTCCTCGGTGGCCGGCGAGCTGGGCAGCCCCGACACCCAGCGTGACCCGCGCGGCTTCGCGATCAAGTTCTATACCGAAGAGGGCAACTACGACATCGTCGGCAACAACACGCCGATCTTCTTCATCCGCGACCCGCAGAAGTTCTCCGACTTCATCCACAGCCAGAAGCGCCGCGCCGACACCAACCTGCGCGACCACAACATGCAGTGGGACTTCTGGACGCTCTCCCCGGAGACCGCCCACCAGGTCACCTTCCTGATGACCGACCGCGGCACCCCGGCGTCCTGGCGTCACGTGCACGGCTTCGGCTCGCACACCTTCCTGTGGTACAACGCGGCCGGCGAGAAGTTCTGGATCAAGTACCACTTCAAGACCGACCAGGGCATCAAGAACTTCACCGACGCCGAGGCCGGCGCGGTCATCGCGCAGGACGCGGACTACCACATCCGTGACCTGCACACCGCGATCAAGAACGGCGACCACCCGTCCTGGACCGTGAACGTCCAGGTCATGCCGTTCGAGGACGCCGCCGACTACCGGTTCAACCCCTTCGACCTGACCAAGGTGTGGCCGCACTCCGACTACCCCGAGATCACGATCGGCAAGTTCGTCCTGAACCGGAACCCGGAGAACTACTTCGCCGAGGTGGAGCAGGCCAGCTTCGAGCCCGCCAACCTGGTGCCGGGCATCGGCCCGTCCCCGGACAAGATGCTCCAGGGCCGGCTGTTCTCCTACCCCGACGCCCACCGCTACCGCATCGGCGCCAACTACCTGCAACTGCCGATCAACCGGCCGCTGTCGCCCGTCCACAGCTACAACAAGGACGGCCAGATGGCCTTCGTCAACCCCGCCGACCCGGTCTACGCGCCGAACACGGTGGGCGGCCCCGCTGCCGACCCGGCGCTGTACGAGGGTGAGAACTACCAGGTGAGCGGCGAGATCATCCGCTCCGCCTACACCCTCCACCGCGAGGACGACGACTACGTCCAGCCCCGCGCCCTGTGGGAGAACGTCCTGTCCGAGACCGACCGCGCCCACCTGGTGAGCAACGTCGTCGGCCACGCCTCCGCCCCGGAGGTCACGGCCGAGATGAAGAAGCGCGTCGTGGAGTACTGGACCAACATCCACAAGGACCTGGGGCAGGGCGTCGCCCAGGGTCTGGGCATCAGCAGCTGA
- a CDS encoding molybdopterin-dependent oxidoreductase translates to MRTAHRTCPLCEAVCGLRLTLDDTGHVTSVKGDPDDPFSQGFICPKGASLGRLDEDPDRLRVPMIRTGDQWHEATWEEAFRAVDRGLRGVIDAHGRQSLAVYLGNPNAHSMAGALYGPPLIRALGTRNVFSASTADQMPKHVACGLMLGDPLAIAVPDLDRTGYLLMLGANPLESNGSLCTAPDFPGRLKALRRRGGKLVVVDPRRTRTAALADEHLFVRPGTDAHLLLGIVHTLFAEGLTAPEVEVEGLEEVRRLAAEFTPEAMAQVCGVPAGEIARLARELAAAPAAAVYARIGTCTAEFGTVAQWLVDVVNILTGNFDRPGGVMFARTAVENGRRRRPYTTGRWHSRVRGLPEANGELPVATLADEIETPGEGQVRALVTVAGNPVLSAPGGPRLDRAFGDLEFMVCVDPYLNETTRHAHVILPPPRVLQTPHYDLSLLFVAVRNYARFSPPVLPLEPGRPSEAEILARLTMIASGQGAEADPAALDELILDQLLRKAAGTPGSPFEGCEVAELRATLEGSTGAERRLDAMLKLGPYGLSLAELLANPHGIDLGPLRPRLAEVLCTASGRVELAPPQLVADLARLRGRPAAPPTEMVLIGRRHLRSNNSWLHNVGPLVGGSNRCTLQINPGDVTRLGLGEHALVRSAGGQLVVPLEPTDTIMPGVVSLPHGWGHAGSAQLVAAEHAGVNANTLTDGSVIDVPSGNAVFNGVPVTLSPA, encoded by the coding sequence ATGAGAACCGCGCACCGGACCTGTCCCCTCTGCGAGGCCGTCTGCGGCCTGCGGCTCACACTCGACGACACCGGGCACGTCACATCGGTCAAGGGCGACCCGGACGACCCGTTCTCCCAGGGGTTCATCTGTCCCAAGGGCGCGAGCCTGGGCCGCCTGGACGAGGATCCCGACCGGCTCCGCGTCCCGATGATCCGCACCGGCGACCAGTGGCACGAGGCCACCTGGGAGGAGGCCTTCCGCGCGGTCGACCGAGGTCTCCGGGGCGTCATCGACGCCCACGGCCGCCAGTCGCTGGCCGTCTACCTGGGCAACCCGAACGCCCACTCCATGGCCGGCGCCCTGTACGGCCCGCCGCTGATCCGCGCGCTCGGCACCCGCAACGTCTTCTCCGCCAGCACCGCCGACCAGATGCCCAAACACGTCGCCTGCGGCCTCATGCTCGGCGACCCGCTGGCCATCGCGGTGCCCGACCTGGACCGGACCGGCTACCTGCTGATGCTCGGCGCCAACCCGCTGGAGTCCAACGGCTCGCTCTGCACCGCCCCCGACTTCCCCGGCCGCCTCAAGGCGCTGCGCAGGCGCGGCGGCAAACTCGTGGTCGTCGACCCGCGCCGCACCAGGACCGCCGCCCTCGCCGACGAGCACCTGTTCGTCCGGCCCGGCACCGACGCCCACCTGCTGCTCGGCATCGTCCACACGCTCTTCGCCGAGGGCCTCACCGCGCCCGAGGTCGAGGTCGAGGGCCTGGAGGAGGTGCGGCGGCTGGCGGCGGAGTTCACCCCGGAGGCCATGGCCCAGGTGTGCGGGGTGCCCGCCGGGGAGATCGCGCGGCTGGCCCGCGAGCTGGCCGCGGCCCCCGCGGCCGCGGTCTACGCCCGCATCGGGACCTGCACCGCGGAGTTCGGCACCGTCGCGCAGTGGCTGGTCGACGTGGTCAACATCCTGACCGGCAACTTCGACCGGCCCGGCGGGGTGATGTTCGCCAGGACCGCCGTGGAGAACGGCCGCAGGCGCAGACCGTACACCACGGGACGCTGGCACAGCCGCGTCCGCGGGCTGCCGGAGGCGAACGGCGAGCTGCCGGTGGCCACCCTCGCCGACGAGATCGAGACCCCGGGTGAGGGGCAGGTCAGGGCACTGGTGACGGTGGCGGGCAACCCGGTGCTGTCGGCGCCGGGCGGCCCCCGGCTGGACCGGGCCTTCGGCGACCTGGAGTTCATGGTCTGCGTGGACCCCTACCTGAACGAGACGACCAGGCACGCGCACGTCATCCTGCCGCCGCCGCGCGTGCTGCAGACGCCGCACTACGACCTCTCGCTGCTGTTCGTCGCGGTGCGCAACTACGCCAGGTTCTCCCCGCCGGTCCTGCCGCTGGAGCCGGGGCGGCCGTCGGAGGCCGAGATCCTGGCGCGGCTGACGATGATCGCTTCGGGACAGGGGGCGGAGGCCGACCCGGCCGCGCTCGACGAGCTGATCCTCGACCAGCTGCTCCGCAAGGCCGCCGGGACGCCCGGCTCGCCGTTCGAGGGCTGCGAGGTGGCGGAGCTGCGCGCCACGCTGGAAGGGAGCACCGGGGCCGAGCGGCGGCTGGACGCCATGTTGAAGCTCGGCCCCTACGGCCTGTCGCTGGCCGAGCTGCTCGCCAACCCGCACGGCATCGACCTGGGCCCGCTCCGGCCCCGGCTGGCGGAGGTGCTGTGCACCGCCTCGGGCCGGGTGGAGCTGGCGCCCCCGCAGTTGGTGGCCGACCTCGCGCGGCTGCGCGGCCGGCCGGCCGCGCCGCCCACGGAGATGGTGCTGATCGGCCGCCGTCACCTGCGCTCCAACAACAGCTGGCTGCACAACGTGGGACCGCTGGTCGGCGGGAGCAACCGCTGCACCCTGCAGATCAACCCCGGCGACGTGACCCGGCTCGGGCTCGGCGAGCACGCGCTCGTGCGCTCGGCGGGCGGTCAGCTCGTCGTGCCGCTGGAACCCACCGACACGATCATGCCGGGGGTGGTGAGCCTGCCCCACGGCTGGGGGCACGCCGGGAGCGCGCAACTGGTCGCGGCCGAGCACGCGGGGGTCAACGCGAACACGCTGACGGACGGGTCTGTGATCGACGTCCCTTCGGGGAACGCCGTGTTCAACGGGGTGCCGGTCACGCTCAGTCCCGCGTGA
- a CDS encoding HD domain-containing protein has translation MEIDKLRRIVRRNTLMDGSRRENDAEHSWYVGMLAMILAEHAPPDTDLDKVVAMLLVHDIVEIDAGDTFIYDAHAVEAQLGIERKAADRIFGLLPEDQAARLRALWDEFEERKTPEARFAKALDRIAPIMANHHNEGGTWSLYKVTAEQVLEKVKIIEEGSATLGAYATEIIELSISRGHLARA, from the coding sequence ATGGAGATCGACAAGCTCAGACGCATCGTCCGCCGCAACACCCTGATGGACGGGTCGCGGCGGGAGAACGACGCCGAGCATTCGTGGTACGTGGGGATGCTGGCGATGATCCTGGCCGAGCACGCCCCGCCGGACACTGACCTGGACAAGGTCGTCGCGATGCTGCTCGTCCACGACATCGTCGAGATCGACGCCGGAGACACCTTCATCTACGACGCCCACGCCGTCGAGGCCCAGCTCGGCATCGAGCGCAAGGCCGCCGACCGGATCTTCGGGCTGCTCCCCGAGGACCAGGCGGCGCGGCTGCGCGCGCTCTGGGACGAGTTCGAGGAGCGCAAGACCCCCGAGGCCAGGTTCGCCAAGGCCCTCGACAGGATCGCGCCGATCATGGCCAACCACCACAACGAGGGCGGCACCTGGTCGCTCTACAAGGTGACGGCCGAGCAGGTGCTGGAGAAGGTGAAGATCATCGAGGAGGGATCGGCGACGCTGGGGGCCTATGCCACCGAGATCATCGAGCTGTCCATCAGCCGGGGACATTTGGCGCGTGCATAA
- a CDS encoding Rieske (2Fe-2S) protein, with amino-acid sequence MKETVKTKRRSFRHLVPPVDLAGRIERSTRMDRPIRIAAKAVRRRIGPGRLRDLLHGVPTGKPLHPPLVTFTLGCWAATAVLDLTHSEPRAARTVLATGLATALPSVAAGITDWSALHREQQRVGFVHAIANLTAFGLYAGSLALRLSGDERKGRMLAFAALGAAGLGGQLGGHLAYRQAAGANHAESVAHLVPLGWHDLCELRDLPDGRPVARRLGYIDLFVLRVGDGVTVLADGCSHLAGPLHQGRLISEEGAACVVCPWHGSTFRLSDGTVAHGPATAPQPSFETRIRRDGVLQVRPALT; translated from the coding sequence GTGAAGGAAACCGTCAAAACGAAACGCCGCAGCTTCAGGCACCTGGTGCCCCCGGTCGACCTCGCCGGCCGTATCGAACGGTCGACCAGGATGGACCGGCCGATCCGGATAGCGGCCAAGGCCGTACGCCGGCGGATCGGCCCTGGACGGCTGCGCGACCTGCTGCACGGGGTCCCCACCGGCAAGCCCCTCCACCCGCCGCTCGTCACCTTCACCCTGGGCTGCTGGGCGGCGACCGCGGTGCTCGACCTGACCCACTCCGAGCCGCGCGCGGCGCGGACGGTGCTCGCCACCGGCCTCGCGACGGCCCTGCCCTCCGTCGCGGCCGGGATCACCGACTGGTCCGCCCTCCACCGGGAGCAGCAGCGGGTCGGATTCGTGCACGCGATCGCCAACCTGACCGCCTTCGGGCTCTACGCCGGCTCGCTGGCGCTGCGGCTGTCCGGGGACGAGCGGAAGGGCCGGATGCTGGCGTTCGCGGCGCTGGGCGCGGCCGGGCTGGGCGGCCAGCTCGGCGGTCACCTGGCCTACCGGCAGGCGGCCGGGGCCAACCACGCCGAGTCGGTCGCCCATCTGGTCCCGCTGGGCTGGCACGACCTGTGCGAGCTCAGGGACCTGCCGGACGGGCGTCCGGTGGCCAGACGGCTGGGCTACATCGACCTGTTCGTGCTGCGGGTCGGCGACGGGGTCACCGTGCTCGCCGACGGCTGCTCCCACCTGGCCGGGCCGCTGCACCAGGGGCGCCTGATCTCCGAAGAGGGCGCCGCCTGCGTGGTGTGCCCGTGGCACGGGAGCACCTTCCGGCTGTCGGACGGGACCGTCGCGCACGGCCCCGCCACAGCTCCGCAGCCGTCCTTCGAGACCCGGATCCGGCGCGACGGCGTGCTCCAGGTCCGCCCGGCCCTGACCTGA
- a CDS encoding sulfite exporter TauE/SafE family protein, with amino-acid sequence MTPWEAVAILAAGVGAGGINAVVGSGSLITFPTMVAVGLPPIVANVSNNIGLVPGSLTGALGYRAELKGQRERLVRLGAGSIVGSLIGGVLLLFLPADTFDVVVPVLIGLACVLVVIQPRLNGWLSARREDPHPHGGPWLWLGVFAAGIYGGYFGAAQGVLLIGLLGSFLDDDLQRVNAAKNVLSLLVNATAAVLFIVVAEVDWRAVALVALGATVGGFLGAKVGRKLPAPVLRGFIVCVGIVAIIKLVYG; translated from the coding sequence ATGACGCCGTGGGAGGCCGTCGCGATTCTCGCGGCCGGGGTCGGGGCCGGGGGCATCAACGCCGTCGTCGGCTCGGGATCGCTGATCACGTTCCCGACGATGGTGGCCGTGGGGCTGCCGCCGATCGTGGCCAACGTCTCCAACAACATCGGGCTGGTACCCGGGTCGCTGACCGGCGCGCTCGGCTACCGGGCCGAGCTGAAGGGGCAGCGCGAGCGGCTGGTCCGGCTGGGCGCCGGTTCGATCGTGGGCTCTCTCATCGGCGGCGTGCTGCTGCTCTTCCTCCCCGCCGACACCTTCGACGTGGTGGTGCCGGTCCTGATCGGCCTGGCGTGCGTACTGGTGGTGATCCAGCCCAGGCTCAACGGGTGGCTGAGCGCCCGGCGGGAGGACCCTCATCCGCACGGCGGGCCGTGGCTGTGGCTCGGGGTGTTCGCCGCCGGGATATACGGCGGCTATTTCGGCGCGGCCCAGGGGGTGCTGCTCATCGGACTGCTCGGCAGCTTCCTCGACGACGACCTGCAGCGGGTGAACGCCGCCAAGAACGTGCTGTCGCTGCTGGTCAACGCCACCGCGGCGGTGCTGTTCATCGTGGTGGCGGAGGTGGACTGGCGTGCGGTGGCGTTGGTCGCGCTGGGAGCCACGGTCGGTGGTTTCCTCGGCGCGAAGGTCGGCCGGAAGCTGCCGGCGCCCGTATTGCGGGGTTTCATTGTTTGCGTGGGAATCGTAGCGATAATCAAACTGGTGTACGGCTAA